The following are from one region of the Paenibacillus sp. KS-LC4 genome:
- the cobT gene encoding nicotinate-nucleotide--dimethylbenzimidazole phosphoribosyltransferase produces MKEELCVLLANAIGRLPVFNEQEAEAARRHSDQLTKPPGSLGKLEELACQLAGISGERWPDMERKAVIIMAGDHGVCEEGVSAFPQAVTPQMVLNFLNGGAAVNVLARQAGADVYCVDVGVNAELEHPKLLSRKVMYGTANIAKEAAMSREQSIRAILTGIEVVDELYKQGYRAFAIGEMGIGNTTASAAITSALTGLAPEETVGRGTGINDEAWKNKVEVVKRAIAVNAPDALDPFDVLMKLGGLEIAGLVGVIIGAAANSCPVVIDGYISSVAALVASRISDKTKPCMIASHLSYEQGHAKLLKAVGLSPMIHMDMRLGEGTGAVLCFHFIDAALKLMQEMATFESAGVSKA; encoded by the coding sequence ATGAAGGAAGAATTATGCGTGCTGCTGGCGAACGCCATTGGGAGACTCCCGGTATTTAATGAACAGGAGGCAGAGGCGGCAAGGCGCCATTCAGATCAATTGACGAAGCCGCCGGGCAGCTTGGGCAAGCTTGAAGAATTGGCTTGCCAGCTTGCTGGAATTTCGGGGGAGCGCTGGCCGGACATGGAGCGTAAAGCGGTCATTATTATGGCTGGCGATCACGGCGTGTGCGAGGAAGGGGTTAGTGCCTTTCCACAAGCGGTAACCCCGCAAATGGTGCTTAATTTCTTGAATGGCGGCGCAGCCGTCAATGTACTCGCCCGACAGGCGGGAGCTGACGTGTATTGCGTTGATGTTGGCGTGAACGCGGAGCTTGAGCATCCAAAGCTTTTAAGCCGCAAGGTCATGTATGGAACCGCCAATATCGCCAAAGAAGCTGCGATGTCGAGAGAGCAGTCTATTAGAGCTATTTTGACCGGGATTGAAGTTGTGGATGAGCTTTATAAACAAGGCTATCGCGCCTTTGCAATAGGAGAAATGGGCATCGGCAATACGACGGCAAGCGCAGCGATCACTTCGGCATTGACAGGGCTTGCGCCTGAGGAAACCGTTGGCAGAGGAACAGGAATTAATGATGAGGCTTGGAAAAATAAAGTCGAGGTTGTTAAACGGGCTATCGCGGTTAATGCACCAGACGCGCTAGATCCATTTGACGTGCTGATGAAGCTGGGTGGTCTGGAAATCGCTGGGCTGGTAGGCGTTATTATTGGAGCGGCAGCCAATAGCTGCCCGGTTGTTATTGACGGCTATATTTCCTCGGTAGCTGCCTTAGTAGCATCGCGGATTTCGGATAAAACGAAGCCATGCATGATTGCCTCTCATCTTTCCTATGAGCAAGGTCATGCGAAGCTGCTGAAAGCCGTAGGGTTAAGCCCGATGATTCATATGGATATGCGGCTTGGAGAAGGCACAGGTGCGGTATTATGCTTCCATTTTATTGATGCCGCATTAAAGCTCATGCAGGAAATGGCTACTTTTGAAAGTGCAGGGGTATCGAAAGCGTAG
- the cbiB gene encoding adenosylcobinamide-phosphate synthase CbiB: MIFYSLPDMLLLTAAAILVDWIVGDPKWPTHPVIWIGRLIAWLEHKLRRRDNTESSKLLRLKGTLLMLITLALSYGIMWGVVAVASLIHPWLGYAVTIWFISTTIAVKGLKQAAMLVYIPLIAGNLQEARKYVGYIVGRDTDKLNESEAARAAVETVAENTVDALVSPIFFALIGGAPLAMLYRAANTLDSMVGYRNDKYMDFGSCSARTDDVLNYIPARLTGALLALSAWLLPGMSARRSVAAIRKFAHQHPSPNSGIPESAVAGALGIELGGLNYYFGEPSERARMGEPVRPLTAQDIMFTTRLLYLVSLLLVVGVLALWLFIH, from the coding sequence ATGATCTTCTATTCCTTGCCGGACATGCTGTTGCTTACTGCCGCAGCTATACTAGTCGATTGGATTGTCGGCGATCCTAAATGGCCGACGCATCCCGTCATTTGGATCGGCAGGCTCATTGCTTGGCTGGAGCATAAGCTGCGCAGGCGCGATAACACCGAATCCTCCAAGCTCCTCAGATTAAAGGGCACCTTGCTAATGCTCATAACGTTAGCCCTTTCATATGGGATCATGTGGGGAGTCGTCGCGGTCGCTTCGCTTATTCATCCTTGGCTCGGCTATGCGGTGACCATTTGGTTTATATCGACGACTATCGCGGTCAAAGGGTTAAAACAGGCAGCGATGCTCGTCTATATTCCGTTAATAGCAGGAAACCTTCAAGAGGCACGCAAATATGTCGGGTACATTGTCGGACGCGATACGGACAAGCTGAATGAATCGGAAGCTGCCCGTGCTGCTGTGGAGACGGTGGCGGAAAACACAGTCGATGCGCTTGTCTCGCCTATCTTTTTTGCTTTAATCGGAGGAGCGCCGCTTGCTATGCTGTATCGGGCGGCAAATACGCTTGACTCCATGGTTGGTTACCGCAATGATAAGTATATGGATTTCGGCTCGTGCTCGGCGCGAACCGATGATGTGCTCAATTATATACCCGCCCGCTTGACGGGAGCTTTGCTCGCGTTGTCGGCTTGGCTGCTGCCGGGCATGTCTGCCAGGCGCTCGGTCGCTGCGATAAGAAAATTCGCCCATCAGCACCCGAGCCCAAACAGCGGTATTCCTGAATCGGCTGTTGCCGGGGCGCTCGGTATTGAGCTTGGCGGACTGAATTATTATTTTGGCGAGCCTAGCGAGCGTGCGAGAATGGGGGAGCCTGTGCGCCCATTGACGGCGCAGGATATTATGTTCACGACTAGGTTATTATATCTGGTCAGTCTATTACTTGTAGTTGGGGTGCTGGCATTATGGCTGTTCATTCATTAA
- the cobS gene encoding adenosylcobinamide-GDP ribazoletransferase: MAVHSLKLHVQALVAAIQFLTRIPVPVTVPFEPQVLARSAVYFSIAGALIGGIVTLSFTAIQSWLPAGPGAVLLLALWLALSGALHMDGWMDTADGVLSHRSRERMLEIMKDSRVGAMGVIAAVLLLLFKFTVLYELLSHTESVYVLPLLVIIPLWSRWWMAAAIVIWPSAREGEGIGALFQATKLRHVWTGFVLTFLLACGIGLAFGLPLGTSAFTAAGAAAVTMATGTLMSFWLARKLGGLTGDTYGAMNEAIEAILLFALLLLTTH, encoded by the coding sequence ATGGCTGTTCATTCATTAAAGCTGCATGTTCAGGCGCTGGTCGCTGCTATTCAATTTTTGACTAGAATTCCAGTGCCTGTGACCGTTCCGTTTGAGCCGCAGGTGTTAGCGCGCAGCGCTGTATATTTTTCGATTGCCGGAGCATTGATTGGCGGTATCGTCACATTAAGCTTTACTGCTATTCAAAGCTGGCTGCCTGCCGGCCCAGGGGCTGTCTTGCTGCTTGCACTATGGCTCGCGCTTAGTGGCGCTTTGCATATGGATGGCTGGATGGACACGGCAGACGGCGTACTGAGCCATCGCTCGCGGGAGCGTATGCTGGAAATTATGAAGGATAGCCGAGTAGGCGCTATGGGTGTCATTGCGGCCGTTCTGCTGCTGTTGTTCAAATTTACAGTGTTATATGAGCTGCTTAGTCATACAGAGTCTGTTTATGTGCTGCCGCTGCTGGTCATTATTCCGCTGTGGAGCCGCTGGTGGATGGCTGCGGCGATTGTCATCTGGCCGAGTGCACGTGAGGGAGAGGGGATCGGCGCCTTATTCCAAGCGACCAAGCTGCGGCATGTATGGACGGGGTTTGTACTTACCTTCCTGCTAGCCTGTGGGATCGGTCTCGCATTCGGACTGCCTCTCGGCACATCCGCTTTCACAGCGGCAGGTGCTGCTGCTGTGACGATGGCGACAGGGACGCTAATGTCTTTCTGGCTTGCCCGCAAGCTAGGAGGCTTGACTGGAGACACTTACGGTGCA
- the cobU gene encoding bifunctional adenosylcobinamide kinase/adenosylcobinamide-phosphate guanylyltransferase: MAMLVTGGTRSGKSLFAEQLAMKLGEKGIYMATSRIWDEEMAERVNRHQQSRGTGDFKWETVEEPLELAELLEKQAQASEAMVSAGKQPPVVLVDCLTLWLTNALMAAEEQAGQAGREADEQLHHQTEALIGAIAAYSYPLVIVTNEVGAGIVPAYPLGRKFRDEAGRLNQRVAAVCDKVFLVTAGIPIELKAAAFRWEQL, from the coding sequence ATGGCAATGTTAGTAACAGGCGGTACGCGAAGCGGTAAAAGCTTATTCGCTGAGCAGCTCGCGATGAAGCTTGGAGAAAAGGGCATTTATATGGCCACCAGCCGTATTTGGGATGAAGAAATGGCTGAGCGCGTAAATAGGCATCAGCAAAGTCGCGGTACAGGAGACTTTAAATGGGAAACGGTGGAGGAGCCGCTTGAGCTGGCCGAATTGCTGGAGAAGCAGGCGCAGGCATCCGAGGCTATGGTGTCAGCTGGAAAGCAGCCGCCAGTTGTGCTTGTAGATTGTCTGACTCTCTGGTTGACAAACGCTTTGATGGCAGCAGAGGAGCAGGCAGGCCAAGCTGGCAGAGAAGCAGACGAGCAGTTGCATCACCAGACGGAAGCGCTCATTGGCGCGATTGCGGCTTATTCTTATCCGCTCGTAATCGTCACAAATGAGGTAGGGGCGGGTATTGTGCCTGCCTACCCACTGGGCCGAAAATTTCGAGATGAGGCAGGGAGGCTCAATCAGCGGGTGGCAGCGGTTTGCGATAAGGTGTTTCTTGTAACAGCGGGCATTCCGATTGAGCTCAAGGCAGCGGCTTTTCGCTGGGAGCAGCTATGA
- a CDS encoding heme ABC transporter ATP-binding protein — protein sequence MAVMLEARQLGTTIRGRKVLNDITFSFQKGYTYGVIGPNGVGKSTLLKLLSGVLPPTQGHIFLAGRSIAAYSRKEAARKLAVLQQGVLPPVGFTVREVIEMGRFPYQNWFGNEASDSAPIINQAIAAMGLEKLEQRKMAELSGGERQRVALAKVMVQQAEVILLDEPTTYLDIGYQIQLLDTVKSWQREQGITVVTVLHDLNLAALYCDVVLVLHKGSIAALGKPQHIYTTELIREVYGAEASILKHPSTGAPQILLAPHVRINNGELE from the coding sequence ATGGCTGTTATGCTTGAAGCGCGCCAGCTGGGTACGACGATACGCGGGCGAAAAGTGCTGAATGACATAACCTTTTCCTTTCAAAAAGGGTATACATATGGCGTTATTGGCCCCAATGGGGTTGGGAAATCCACCCTGCTTAAGCTGCTTTCCGGTGTATTGCCTCCTACGCAGGGTCATATCTTTCTCGCGGGGCGAAGCATTGCCGCCTACTCACGCAAGGAGGCAGCACGCAAGCTCGCTGTGCTTCAGCAGGGTGTGCTTCCGCCAGTAGGATTTACCGTGCGTGAAGTCATTGAAATGGGCCGGTTTCCTTATCAAAATTGGTTCGGCAATGAAGCAAGCGATTCCGCGCCGATCATTAATCAGGCTATTGCAGCAATGGGGCTGGAAAAGCTGGAGCAGCGCAAAATGGCTGAGCTAAGCGGCGGCGAACGGCAGCGCGTCGCGCTAGCCAAAGTGATGGTGCAGCAAGCGGAGGTCATTTTGCTGGACGAGCCTACGACCTATTTGGATATCGGCTACCAAATTCAATTGCTCGATACAGTAAAGAGCTGGCAGCGTGAGCAGGGCATTACCGTTGTAACCGTGCTGCATGATTTAAATTTAGCCGCTTTATATTGCGATGTAGTGCTGGTGCTGCATAAGGGCAGCATCGCAGCATTGGGCAAACCGCAGCATATTTATACGACGGAGCTGATTCGCGAGGTATACGGCGCAGAGGCTTCGATTTTGAAACATCCGTCAACAGGGGCGCCGCAAATTTTGCTTGCGCCCCATGTGAGAATAAACAATGGGGAGCTGGAATGA